One part of the Sulfolobus tengchongensis genome encodes these proteins:
- a CDS encoding PhoU domain-containing protein produces MSKPITRKIQLTGGSTYIVSLPKEWIKALSLSAGDEVEIFQDIDMKLVIVPKSLNSPDQKEVKKIIHCDNVTPDSIIREFIAYYIAGYSSVVITCPRMSSSTRAYIKDAVRRRLLGAEVVEEDVNSISIQFLVDEKELSIKKAISRAFTISYNMLRDSLEAINKSDIELAKEIVGRDDEVDRFFFYIARQLTISVKAINVLDAEGYNLTQSVDIYSVAKTIERVGDHANRIASLAEDVSKFSNKEDLVKNGLLILENYKSAINAFLNEKKDVAHNLIADIEIFKKLMELQEVAIKSNDNPKIITSTSMVIESLRRIARYSSDIAEATIDMLAKSNK; encoded by the coding sequence TTGAGTAAACCAATAACAAGGAAAATTCAATTAACTGGAGGCTCCACATATATAGTCTCCTTACCAAAAGAGTGGATAAAGGCATTATCTCTTTCTGCAGGAGACGAAGTTGAGATTTTTCAAGACATAGATATGAAGTTGGTCATAGTTCCAAAATCCCTAAATTCACCAGATCAGAAAGAAGTCAAGAAGATAATACATTGCGATAATGTCACTCCAGACTCTATTATCAGAGAATTTATAGCTTATTATATAGCTGGATACTCTTCTGTAGTGATAACGTGTCCTAGGATGTCTAGTTCTACAAGAGCATATATTAAAGATGCAGTTAGAAGAAGACTTCTGGGTGCAGAAGTAGTAGAGGAAGATGTAAATTCAATTTCTATCCAATTTCTGGTTGACGAGAAGGAGTTATCAATTAAAAAAGCGATTTCTAGAGCCTTTACAATCTCATATAATATGCTTAGAGACTCATTAGAAGCTATAAACAAATCTGATATTGAACTAGCCAAAGAAATAGTTGGGAGAGATGATGAAGTAGATAGATTCTTCTTTTACATTGCAAGACAGTTGACTATTTCAGTAAAAGCCATAAATGTCTTAGACGCTGAGGGCTATAATCTTACGCAATCTGTTGATATATATTCAGTAGCTAAGACTATCGAGCGAGTAGGCGATCACGCTAATAGAATAGCTAGCTTAGCCGAGGATGTAAGCAAGTTTAGTAATAAAGAGGACTTAGTAAAAAATGGACTTTTAATTTTAGAAAATTATAAGTCAGCTATAAACGCGTTTCTAAATGAGAAGAAGGATGTAGCTCATAATTTAATTGCAGATATTGAAATATTCAAAAAATTAATGGAGCTACAAGAGGTAGCTATTAAAAGTAATGACAATCCGAAAATCATAACTTCTACCTCTATGGTAATCGAATCTTTAAGAAGAATTGCGAGATACTCTTCCGATATAGCTGAAGCAACAATAGATATGTTAGCTAAATCGAATAAGTGA
- the pyrD gene encoding dihydroorotate dehydrogenase PyrD, giving the protein MIKIKDLEFSDPLIIASGIVPDVPNYIREICEKYNPSAITTKTVTLNPLDPHAPPTVIKLYDGIYINAIGLGNPGAKIFDNINVQCPLIASVSGSSVSEIMEAVKIVEKKAKIIEINVSSPNRKGYGESLSSLIGNIVKEVKSVTNLPVFVKLGPWDNAVELAGKALEKGADGLTLINTIKGLVIDVDTFKPILSYGTGGISGRCLYPIALRIIKDVYEEYGVDIIGVGGVFEWADVIGMLAVGAKLVGLGTVLIEKGFNVINEIRKDLHSYLLEKGLKFEEIIGISVKK; this is encoded by the coding sequence ATGATTAAAATAAAAGATCTCGAATTTAGTGACCCATTAATAATAGCGTCCGGTATAGTACCAGACGTACCAAATTACATCAGAGAGATTTGTGAGAAATATAACCCATCAGCTATTACGACAAAAACAGTTACGCTTAATCCATTGGATCCACACGCACCTCCGACAGTTATTAAACTTTACGATGGAATTTATATTAATGCCATAGGATTAGGAAATCCAGGTGCAAAAATATTTGATAATATAAACGTTCAATGTCCTCTTATAGCAAGTGTTAGTGGTTCATCTGTTAGTGAAATTATGGAAGCAGTAAAAATTGTCGAAAAGAAAGCTAAAATTATAGAAATAAATGTGAGTAGTCCAAATAGAAAAGGATATGGCGAATCACTTTCGTCATTAATTGGTAATATAGTTAAAGAGGTAAAGAGCGTAACCAACCTACCAGTATTTGTTAAGTTAGGCCCTTGGGATAACGCTGTTGAATTGGCTGGGAAAGCTCTAGAAAAAGGAGCAGATGGATTAACTCTCATAAATACCATTAAGGGGTTAGTGATAGATGTAGATACCTTTAAACCGATTCTCAGCTATGGTACTGGAGGGATTTCGGGTAGATGTTTATATCCCATAGCGCTTAGGATAATAAAGGACGTTTACGAAGAGTATGGTGTTGATATTATCGGGGTTGGTGGAGTATTCGAGTGGGCTGATGTGATAGGGATGTTAGCAGTAGGGGCCAAATTGGTGGGTTTAGGTACAGTGCTTATTGAGAAGGGATTTAATGTAATCAACGAAATTCGAAAGGATTTACATTCCTATTTACTTGAAAAGGGTTTAAAATTTGAGGAGATTATAGGTATTTCAGTGAAAAAATAA
- the pyrI gene encoding aspartate carbamoyltransferase regulatory subunit, producing the protein MISYSKKDELIVSKIRNGTVIDHIPAGRALAVLKILGIKGNEGYRIALVMNVESKKIERKDIVKIEGREIDEKEASLITLIAPSATINIIRDYVVVEKRHLEVPKQIKGLIKCPNPQCITNNDVEAESRFLTISIKPLKLKCEYCEIYITEEDVVRQIL; encoded by the coding sequence ATGATTAGCTACTCAAAGAAAGATGAATTAATCGTAAGTAAAATAAGAAATGGCACTGTAATAGACCATATCCCCGCGGGAAGAGCATTAGCGGTTCTGAAGATTCTAGGGATAAAGGGAAATGAGGGTTATAGAATAGCGTTAGTTATGAACGTAGAAAGTAAAAAAATAGAAAGAAAAGATATAGTTAAGATCGAAGGAAGGGAAATCGATGAGAAAGAAGCGAGCTTAATCACTCTGATAGCTCCATCTGCAACAATAAATATCATAAGAGATTACGTAGTAGTAGAAAAAAGGCATCTTGAAGTTCCAAAACAAATTAAAGGCTTAATAAAATGTCCCAATCCCCAATGTATAACTAATAATGATGTTGAGGCTGAAAGTAGGTTCCTAACAATCTCTATTAAACCTCTTAAATTAAAGTGTGAATACTGCGAGATTTACATAACTGAAGAGGATGTAGTAAGGCAGATATTATGA
- a CDS encoding 2-polyprenylphenol hydroxylase — MTYYYDVIEKKRIIDQGIYEIKIANFSIHPKPGQFVSLVLPSESEIPLGIGDYDEFSKTLKLYIESEKLASRIGKRVILKGPMGKPLDFSGLRTIIGVAYGNLYHDLLYPLRFASKIGIRVLAKCVDCHIGYEEPKSLEEGDLIIVSMPLHLLHELNLPARKTLVYNRWVKMNCSLGVCGICEVKGKLVCVEGPFMRLEEVVD; from the coding sequence ATGACATATTATTACGACGTTATTGAGAAGAAAAGGATCATAGATCAAGGCATTTATGAGATAAAGATAGCCAATTTTAGCATACATCCAAAGCCTGGACAGTTTGTAAGTTTAGTTCTTCCCAGTGAGAGTGAAATACCTTTAGGTATTGGCGATTATGATGAGTTTAGCAAGACGCTCAAACTATACATAGAATCAGAGAAATTAGCCAGCAGAATAGGTAAGAGAGTAATATTAAAAGGACCAATGGGAAAACCACTGGATTTTAGTGGTTTAAGAACTATTATAGGAGTAGCGTATGGAAACCTTTATCATGATTTATTATATCCACTACGGTTTGCGAGTAAAATAGGAATACGAGTTTTAGCTAAATGTGTAGATTGCCATATTGGGTATGAAGAACCTAAAAGCCTTGAAGAAGGTGATCTAATTATAGTTTCTATGCCGTTACATCTACTTCATGAATTAAATTTACCTGCGAGAAAAACTCTAGTATATAATAGGTGGGTTAAAATGAACTGTTCTTTAGGGGTTTGCGGTATCTGTGAAGTTAAAGGCAAACTAGTTTGCGTTGAAGGCCCCTTTATGAGGCTTGAGGAAGTTGTGGATTAG
- the pyrC gene encoding dihydroorotase, whose protein sequence is MWIRGKAYVNNEIREVCISFDRRIKEIKSLCKPDVTLPQGTLILPGAIDLHTHIRGLKLAYKEDVISGTSEASYGGITLLGDMPNTMPVVNTVEIINTKLKEFEYYSRVDYFIYSGVTKEFEKVEKTPIAGYKIFPEDLEKEETYRVLKSKKLKVLHPEVPLALRGNRKLRLNIWYEIGALFYVKDYERVHITHATNLTTVKLARELGFSVDLTPHHLLVNGESDCLSKVNPPIRSINERLWLLQAINEVDTIVSDHAPHAKFEKAQPYEICPPGIAAISFTVPFVFTLVNKGIIGLDRAIDLISRNPARILGIPYGEIKENNYANFTVIQFKNWRYSTKYSKVTETPLDQYPLEASVYMTIVQGKVSNLEGEVFPVKGINPFGENRDD, encoded by the coding sequence TTGTGGATTAGAGGAAAAGCATATGTGAATAATGAGATTAGAGAAGTATGTATAAGTTTTGATAGGAGGATAAAAGAGATTAAATCGCTTTGTAAGCCAGATGTTACGTTACCACAAGGTACCTTAATTCTACCAGGTGCAATAGATCTTCACACCCACATAAGAGGTTTAAAATTAGCATATAAGGAGGATGTAATATCTGGAACCAGTGAAGCCTCTTATGGTGGAATAACCCTATTAGGTGATATGCCAAATACGATGCCCGTTGTAAATACAGTAGAAATCATAAATACTAAGTTGAAGGAATTCGAATACTACTCTAGAGTAGATTATTTCATTTATTCTGGTGTTACTAAGGAATTTGAAAAAGTAGAAAAAACTCCTATAGCAGGTTATAAGATATTCCCTGAAGATCTAGAAAAAGAAGAAACATATAGGGTTTTAAAATCTAAGAAATTGAAAGTTCTTCATCCAGAAGTTCCATTAGCATTAAGAGGTAATAGAAAATTGAGGTTAAATATTTGGTACGAGATAGGAGCATTATTTTATGTCAAAGATTATGAAAGAGTACACATAACTCATGCTACTAATTTAACTACAGTGAAGTTAGCTAGAGAGCTGGGTTTTAGCGTTGATTTAACACCACATCATCTACTAGTTAATGGTGAAAGTGACTGTTTATCTAAGGTGAATCCCCCAATAAGAAGTATCAATGAAAGGTTATGGTTATTACAAGCAATTAATGAAGTTGATACCATCGTTAGTGATCATGCACCTCATGCCAAGTTTGAAAAAGCACAACCTTACGAAATCTGCCCACCTGGTATTGCGGCAATCTCGTTCACTGTTCCATTTGTTTTCACATTGGTTAATAAGGGTATAATAGGTCTAGATAGGGCCATAGACTTAATATCGAGAAATCCCGCAAGGATTCTCGGAATTCCTTATGGCGAAATAAAGGAAAATAACTATGCCAATTTTACTGTTATTCAATTTAAAAACTGGAGATATTCGACTAAATATTCTAAAGTAACTGAGACTCCACTAGACCAATATCCTTTAGAAGCCTCTGTTTATATGACTATAGTTCAAGGTAAAGTAAGTAATCTAGAAGGAGAGGTTTTTCCAGTAAAAGGGATAAACCCATTTGGTGAGAATAGAGATGATTAA
- a CDS encoding Lrp/AsnC family transcriptional regulator, whose product MSISMSDSKKRMVDLDAIDRRLLIELTRDARTSLRRLAEEMNVSPATLHNRMTRMVQEGIIKSFVALLDYSKLGFALTGIIMAKVDGKHLVEFEKEIANADNVIAVYDVVGEYDVVIIAKFRSVEELDSFLKQLLKNPKIERTYTSIVLNVVKEDPRIRIF is encoded by the coding sequence ATGTCTATTAGCATGTCAGATAGTAAAAAACGAATGGTAGATTTAGACGCAATAGACAGAAGGTTATTAATAGAACTAACCAGAGATGCTAGAACTAGTTTAAGGCGTCTTGCGGAAGAGATGAATGTTTCACCTGCTACTCTTCATAATAGAATGACTAGAATGGTTCAAGAAGGAATAATAAAAAGCTTCGTTGCATTGTTAGATTACTCTAAGTTAGGCTTCGCTCTAACGGGAATAATCATGGCTAAGGTGGATGGTAAGCATCTTGTAGAATTTGAGAAAGAAATAGCAAATGCTGATAACGTAATAGCTGTTTATGATGTAGTTGGAGAATATGATGTGGTAATAATAGCTAAATTTAGAAGTGTAGAAGAATTAGATAGTTTCCTAAAACAATTACTTAAAAACCCTAAAATTGAAAGGACTTATACAAGCATAGTATTGAATGTAGTTAAGGAAGATCCAAGAATAAGAATATTTTAA
- a CDS encoding RPA12/RPB9/RPC11 RNA polymerase family protein, translating into MQKFLYYPIALFSLMKFCPKCGGLMVPSKKDGKDILKCNKCGYEMALSEKEKKEYSIKESKDKSSKVLTTSIVSDKEGRNLSEELEHEREEYYKEIGLELLREEFEGNEEEESREE; encoded by the coding sequence ATGCAAAAGTTTTTATACTATCCTATCGCTTTATTTTCACTTATGAAGTTCTGTCCTAAGTGTGGAGGATTAATGGTTCCATCGAAGAAAGATGGAAAAGATATTCTAAAGTGCAATAAATGTGGTTATGAAATGGCATTAAGTGAAAAAGAGAAGAAAGAATACAGTATAAAAGAAAGTAAAGACAAGAGTAGTAAAGTGCTGACTACGTCGATAGTTAGTGATAAAGAAGGAAGAAATTTAAGCGAAGAACTAGAGCATGAGAGAGAGGAATACTACAAAGAAATAGGATTGGAATTACTACGTGAAGAATTTGAGGGGAATGAGGAAGAAGAAAGTAGAGAGGAGTAA
- a CDS encoding radical SAM protein — translation MNFLEQTFDFILTTDRCLMTNHHGKEFLGFLGTGPAVGVPESVWKWLACPKMKVDDIGRPREAPYGMRKVEAKLIDEGFKAAIIDPDYLDRHLKYAKALMFSHHDYFAFGPPSSTWWGITKKEPINYKSFQALINKPEIQEAKKRGMKILVGGPSTWQWLWREDMIEKVGVDTLVDGEGEKVVVKLAQMILDNEPLPKYVYVSGDDVPDIDDISEIKGASVNGMVEIMRGCARSCRFCSVTIRPTRYYPLEKIERELQTNVRAGVKHGIVHSDDVLFYGAVGIYPRPEPLIKLHTLVKKYYKTIAWSHASLAAIRYSEEKYGLISKLGEIIFDDEQRYLGVEVGIETGSVRLAKEIMPAKSAPYKPEEYPETVEEAFKIMHENKIIPAGTMIVGLPEETEDDVYRTIELVDNLRPYRSILVPMFFVPMGYFKNKDWFTRVKLSDAHIELYRKVFWHDVYWAENIIDSFYMKSPVYMPVRFALKLFLRFAKKKMKEVEKWLESQLKK, via the coding sequence GTGAATTTTTTGGAGCAGACATTTGATTTCATCCTAACCACTGATAGATGTCTGATGACAAATCATCATGGTAAAGAGTTCCTGGGATTTTTAGGTACTGGACCCGCTGTTGGTGTACCAGAATCTGTTTGGAAATGGTTAGCTTGCCCTAAAATGAAAGTTGATGATATAGGAAGACCTAGAGAAGCGCCCTATGGAATGAGAAAAGTTGAAGCTAAGTTAATAGATGAAGGATTTAAGGCTGCAATAATAGATCCAGATTATCTAGATAGACACTTAAAGTATGCTAAGGCATTAATGTTTTCTCATCATGACTATTTCGCTTTTGGTCCGCCATCTTCTACATGGTGGGGTATCACTAAAAAGGAGCCGATAAACTACAAGAGTTTTCAAGCCTTGATAAATAAACCAGAAATTCAAGAGGCTAAAAAAAGAGGGATGAAGATCTTAGTAGGTGGTCCGTCAACATGGCAATGGTTATGGAGAGAGGATATGATAGAAAAAGTAGGAGTGGATACATTGGTAGATGGAGAAGGAGAAAAAGTAGTGGTAAAATTAGCCCAAATGATACTTGATAATGAACCTTTACCCAAATATGTCTATGTTAGTGGAGATGATGTACCAGATATAGACGACATTTCAGAAATAAAGGGTGCTAGTGTAAATGGTATGGTAGAAATAATGAGAGGATGTGCTAGATCTTGCAGGTTCTGTTCTGTGACCATAAGACCCACTAGGTATTACCCATTAGAGAAAATTGAGAGAGAATTACAAACTAATGTCAGAGCGGGAGTAAAGCATGGTATAGTTCACAGCGATGATGTATTATTTTACGGTGCAGTCGGAATATATCCTAGACCAGAACCGCTGATTAAACTTCACACTTTGGTAAAGAAATACTATAAGACAATAGCGTGGAGCCATGCCAGTCTAGCTGCAATAAGATACTCTGAAGAAAAATATGGTCTAATAAGTAAGCTAGGCGAAATAATATTTGATGATGAGCAGAGGTACTTAGGTGTTGAAGTAGGAATAGAAACTGGATCAGTAAGATTAGCTAAGGAAATAATGCCTGCAAAGTCTGCACCTTATAAGCCAGAAGAGTATCCTGAAACTGTAGAGGAAGCGTTCAAAATCATGCACGAAAATAAAATAATACCAGCAGGCACCATGATAGTAGGTCTTCCAGAGGAGACTGAGGATGACGTGTATAGGACAATTGAATTAGTTGATAATCTAAGACCATATAGAAGTATATTAGTTCCCATGTTCTTCGTCCCCATGGGATATTTCAAAAACAAAGATTGGTTTACGAGGGTGAAGTTAAGCGATGCACACATAGAGTTATATAGGAAAGTATTTTGGCATGATGTATATTGGGCTGAAAATATCATAGACTCATTTTACATGAAAAGTCCAGTGTATATGCCAGTTAGATTCGCTCTAAAATTGTTCCTGAGATTTGCAAAGAAGAAAATGAAAGAGGTTGAAAAGTGGTTAGAAAGCCAATTAAAGAAATAG
- the pyrB gene encoding aspartate carbamoyltransferase, protein MKLKHVISALDLTRDDYFRIFELADKFSTSKGKLSYLSNKVISLAFFEPSTRTAQSFHTAAIKLGANVIGFSSEESTSVAKGENLADTIRMLNNYSNCIVMRHKYDGSALFASEISEVPIINAGDGKHEHPTQALIDLYTVYKIFNEIDGRTFALLGDLKYARTVNSLLRALTRFKPKKVFLISPPQLKVRREILDSLNYPVIETQNPYEVIQDIDVLYVTRIQKERFVDEVEYEKVKESYVVDNKLVSMMKKDSIILHPLPRVNEIDRRVDKTPHAKYFYQASLAVPVRMALFYDILGE, encoded by the coding sequence GTGAAATTAAAACACGTTATTTCGGCATTGGATCTAACGAGAGATGACTACTTTAGAATTTTCGAACTTGCAGATAAGTTCTCCACATCAAAGGGTAAGTTAAGTTACTTGTCGAATAAGGTAATTTCATTAGCCTTCTTTGAGCCCAGCACTAGAACCGCCCAAAGTTTCCATACTGCCGCGATAAAATTAGGCGCAAATGTAATAGGATTTAGTTCAGAAGAGTCTACGTCAGTAGCTAAAGGTGAAAATCTAGCTGACACTATAAGAATGTTAAATAATTACTCAAACTGTATCGTAATGAGACATAAGTATGATGGTTCAGCTCTATTTGCAAGTGAGATAAGCGAGGTTCCTATCATTAATGCAGGCGATGGTAAGCACGAGCATCCTACTCAAGCACTGATAGATTTATATACAGTTTACAAGATCTTTAATGAAATTGATGGAAGAACCTTTGCTTTATTGGGAGATTTAAAATACGCGAGGACAGTAAACAGTTTGTTAAGAGCGTTAACTAGATTTAAACCTAAGAAAGTATTTCTGATTTCTCCACCTCAACTAAAAGTTAGGAGGGAGATATTGGATAGTCTGAATTATCCGGTAATAGAAACGCAAAATCCCTATGAAGTTATACAAGATATAGATGTACTTTACGTTACGCGAATCCAAAAAGAGAGATTCGTTGATGAAGTAGAGTATGAAAAGGTAAAAGAGAGTTATGTTGTTGACAATAAATTGGTAAGTATGATGAAGAAAGACTCTATTATTTTACATCCATTACCTAGAGTTAATGAGATTGATAGAAGAGTAGACAAGACTCCTCATGCAAAGTATTTCTATCAAGCATCTCTAGCTGTGCCAGTTAGAATGGCACTTTTCTACGATATTTTAGGTGAATGA
- a CDS encoding orotidine 5'-phosphate decarboxylase / HUMPS family protein: MRNNNREKKIILAMDKPLPHHVLRNMGNELHGIKIGLPLVLDLGVNKIKELLTDLDVNEIIVDFKLADIGYVMKSIVEKLPFADSFIAHAFIGIKGSLDELSEYLKMNYKNLYLVAVMSHEGWNISFTDYIKSTIKEIRPYGIVVGGTKLELIREFRKEFNDIIIISPGIGVQGAGYGDAICAGADYEIIGRSIYNSEDPVNSLKSINKTINDKVMECKGGVLR, from the coding sequence TTGAGAAATAATAATCGTGAGAAAAAAATAATCTTAGCAATGGATAAACCTCTTCCGCATCATGTTCTTAGGAACATGGGAAATGAACTACATGGAATAAAAATTGGTTTGCCATTAGTCCTAGATTTAGGAGTAAATAAGATTAAAGAACTCTTAACTGATTTGGATGTAAATGAAATAATTGTGGATTTTAAGTTAGCTGATATTGGATATGTGATGAAATCAATTGTAGAAAAGCTACCTTTTGCAGACTCTTTCATAGCACACGCTTTTATTGGTATTAAAGGATCATTAGATGAATTAAGTGAATATCTTAAAATGAATTATAAAAACTTATATTTAGTTGCAGTAATGTCTCATGAAGGATGGAATATATCATTTACAGATTATATCAAGAGCACTATCAAGGAAATAAGACCATATGGAATAGTTGTGGGCGGAACTAAGTTAGAATTAATAAGAGAGTTCAGAAAAGAATTTAACGACATCATAATAATTTCCCCCGGTATAGGTGTACAGGGTGCGGGCTATGGAGATGCAATATGTGCAGGGGCCGATTACGAAATCATAGGAAGAAGCATTTATAATTCTGAAGATCCAGTAAATTCGTTAAAAAGTATAAATAAAACTATCAACGATAAGGTGATGGAGTGTAAAGGAGGAGTTCTTAGGTAA
- a CDS encoding MarC family protein, protein MSSILSVPEIAFKLYAIMDPLSILPYLIAIYEEFNRNSQTKISWNFLVNKLSIAVTALLVFFSLLGGPLLAFLGISVSALEIGGGIILVYLGVDTLGGFQQLKFLSSRIEEAIITPIATPLIVGPGTMTALITLTVNNNLLILILGSLLAALLVYLSLLLGPIIIKILGNTGTVAVGRFMAIIIAAFGVQLIINGISQIKLI, encoded by the coding sequence ATGAGTTCAATCTTATCAGTCCCAGAGATAGCCTTTAAGTTATATGCGATAATGGATCCTCTATCTATTCTTCCTTATCTTATTGCTATATATGAGGAGTTTAATCGTAATTCTCAAACTAAAATAAGCTGGAATTTCTTAGTAAATAAGCTATCTATAGCTGTTACTGCATTACTTGTGTTTTTCTCCTTACTAGGAGGACCTCTATTAGCATTTTTGGGAATAAGTGTCTCAGCTTTAGAAATAGGTGGAGGTATAATATTAGTATATCTAGGTGTTGATACACTTGGTGGATTTCAGCAATTAAAGTTCTTGTCAAGTAGGATTGAGGAAGCTATAATTACACCAATTGCAACTCCTCTCATTGTAGGTCCTGGTACTATGACTGCATTAATTACATTGACGGTTAATAATAATTTACTAATCTTAATATTAGGTAGTTTACTAGCAGCACTTTTAGTATATCTTTCCTTATTACTAGGGCCGATTATAATTAAGATCTTAGGTAATACTGGAACTGTAGCAGTGGGGAGATTTATGGCAATTATAATAGCTGCCTTTGGAGTCCAATTAATAATAAATGGTATATCCCAAATAAAGTTGATATGA
- the pyrE gene encoding orotate phosphoribosyltransferase translates to MNFAEILLERKLLLLGNFVLTSGKVSPYYLDLRPLPNYPEFYDIVNMAINKVKELPHDIIVGIATGGVPLASFIACNLREPMGYIRIEKKGHGTNRTLEVNVKGKRVLLIDDVATTGTSIEKATLEIVNGGGIVSDALVIIDRQEGASQRLEKLGIKLHSLFRISEILDQLLKSDKLKENEKKAIVDYLVKNVEK, encoded by the coding sequence ATGAATTTTGCAGAAATTTTACTCGAAAGGAAGTTGTTATTATTAGGGAATTTTGTATTAACGTCTGGTAAAGTTAGTCCTTACTATCTTGATCTAAGACCACTTCCTAACTACCCTGAATTTTACGATATAGTTAACATGGCTATAAATAAGGTAAAAGAATTGCCTCACGATATAATAGTGGGGATAGCAACTGGAGGAGTTCCTTTAGCTTCCTTTATAGCTTGTAATCTTAGAGAGCCAATGGGATATATAAGGATAGAGAAGAAAGGACATGGAACTAATCGCACGTTAGAAGTGAATGTAAAAGGGAAAAGAGTACTATTAATAGATGATGTGGCAACTACTGGAACTTCAATAGAAAAAGCAACTCTAGAAATTGTAAACGGAGGTGGTATAGTTTCAGATGCATTAGTTATTATAGACAGGCAAGAAGGAGCATCGCAAAGGTTAGAGAAATTAGGAATTAAGTTGCACTCTTTATTTAGAATCTCAGAAATTTTAGATCAATTGCTAAAAAGTGATAAACTTAAGGAGAATGAAAAGAAGGCAATTGTTGACTACCTGGTGAAGAACGTTGAGAAATAA